A single region of the Streptomyces diastaticus subsp. diastaticus genome encodes:
- a CDS encoding serine hydrolase domain-containing protein — MGVVEIGGWADETFGGVADVFRDNFTEFGELGTAVSVRVGGRPVVELWGGVADQRSGRPWTRETVVPVFSCAKGLVSICAHLLAQQGRLDLDAPVATYWPEFAAVGKERITTRMVLGHRAGVPVLDRTPSFAEIAEWAPVVHAVEEQVPLWEPGEAYEYHGHVFGFLVGEIIRRVTGLTPGRFFREAIGEPLGVRAWIGLPASETGELARLVEAEGRPAGDPQSLLMRIVTMNGALVFPGLDEPHGWNDPELLGMELPGAGAVASASGLAALYGAAVTGIDGGSRLLSTETVTDAVREVSAGPTWQGFDLGQRWGSGFLLDSEHPRPMLGGRSFGNDGAGGQFVFGDDEFGVGFAYVANRMIGHGDDRANRLVTALRACLKG, encoded by the coding sequence GTGGGTGTCGTGGAGATCGGCGGTTGGGCGGACGAGACCTTCGGGGGCGTGGCCGACGTCTTCCGCGACAACTTCACGGAGTTCGGGGAACTGGGCACGGCGGTGTCGGTCCGGGTGGGTGGCCGCCCCGTGGTGGAACTCTGGGGCGGCGTGGCCGACCAACGGTCCGGGCGGCCGTGGACCCGCGAGACGGTCGTGCCCGTCTTCTCCTGCGCCAAGGGCCTCGTCAGCATCTGCGCCCATCTCCTCGCCCAGCAGGGGCGGCTCGACCTCGACGCACCGGTCGCGACCTACTGGCCGGAGTTCGCCGCCGTGGGCAAGGAGCGGATCACCACGCGCATGGTGCTCGGCCACCGGGCCGGAGTGCCGGTGCTCGACCGCACTCCGAGCTTCGCCGAGATCGCCGAGTGGGCACCGGTCGTCCACGCCGTCGAGGAGCAGGTCCCGCTCTGGGAACCGGGTGAGGCGTACGAGTACCACGGGCACGTCTTCGGGTTCCTGGTCGGGGAGATCATCCGTCGGGTCACCGGGCTCACCCCGGGCCGGTTCTTCCGTGAGGCGATCGGCGAGCCGCTCGGAGTACGGGCCTGGATCGGCCTGCCCGCCTCCGAGACGGGGGAGTTGGCGCGACTGGTGGAGGCCGAGGGCCGTCCCGCCGGTGATCCTCAGTCGCTGCTGATGCGCATCGTCACGATGAACGGAGCGCTGGTCTTCCCCGGACTCGACGAGCCCCACGGCTGGAACGACCCCGAACTGCTCGGCATGGAACTGCCCGGCGCGGGAGCGGTCGCCTCCGCGAGTGGACTCGCCGCCCTGTACGGCGCCGCCGTGACGGGGATCGACGGCGGCTCCCGCCTGCTCTCGACCGAGACGGTGACCGACGCCGTGCGCGAGGTGTCGGCGGGACCCACCTGGCAGGGCTTCGACCTGGGCCAGCGCTGGGGCTCGGGCTTCCTCCTCGACTCGGAGCACCCGCGCCCGATGCTGGGTGGCCGCAGCTTCGGCAATGACGGTGCGGGGGGCCAGTTCGTCTTCGGCGACGACGAGTTCGGCGTCGGCTTCGCCTACGTGGCCAACCGCATGATCGGCCACGGGGACGACCGGGCCAACCGGCTCGTCACGGCGCTCCGTGCGTGCCTCAAGGGGTGA
- a CDS encoding DapH/DapD/GlmU-related protein produces MPDDRFMRIRSAQFQAMSERVLRATELTSRLNVLPFEDEVGKAELFEQILGRKLPARTTIYPPFYTDHGLNLELAERVFINQNCTFLDYAGIRLGERVMIGPKATFITVGHPVDPVERRDWLSGGPIDVGENVWIGAGATVLPGVSIGRDAVVAAGAVVAEDVPPASLVTGGKATVNRRW; encoded by the coding sequence ATGCCCGACGACCGATTCATGCGTATCCGCAGCGCCCAGTTCCAGGCCATGTCCGAGCGGGTGCTGCGTGCCACGGAGCTGACCTCTCGCCTGAACGTACTGCCGTTCGAGGACGAGGTGGGCAAGGCGGAGCTGTTCGAGCAGATCCTCGGGCGGAAGCTGCCGGCCAGGACCACGATCTACCCGCCGTTCTACACGGACCACGGCCTGAATCTGGAGCTGGCCGAGCGTGTGTTCATCAACCAGAACTGCACCTTCCTGGATTACGCGGGCATCAGGCTCGGTGAGCGGGTGATGATCGGGCCGAAGGCGACCTTCATCACGGTCGGCCATCCGGTCGATCCCGTGGAGCGCCGGGACTGGCTGAGCGGTGGTCCCATCGATGTGGGGGAGAACGTGTGGATCGGCGCGGGGGCGACGGTCCTGCCCGGCGTCAGCATCGGGCGGGACGCGGTGGTGGCCGCGGGCGCGGTCGTGGCGGAGGATGTCCCCCCGGCCAGCCTGGTGACCGGCGGGAAGGCGACCGTCAACCGGAGGTGGTGA
- a CDS encoding dihydrofolate reductase family protein has translation MRKLIYGMNVSLDGYIAAPGDDIGWSVPSDELFQYWSDRLQATDLSLYGRKLWQMMCPYWPTVAQQPGATPAEAGFARRWRDMPKVVFSSTLGQVDWNTRLVSGEAVAEIARLKAEDGGPMDIGGATLAAAAMRAGLIDEYVLATAPVLVGGGTPFFTALDDWVNLKLVETRTLPGDVVLTRYETRR, from the coding sequence ATGCGGAAACTGATCTACGGCATGAACGTGTCCTTGGACGGCTACATCGCCGCGCCCGGCGACGACATCGGCTGGAGCGTGCCGAGCGACGAGCTGTTCCAGTACTGGTCCGACCGGCTGCAGGCGACCGACCTCTCGCTGTACGGGCGCAAGCTGTGGCAGATGATGTGCCCCTACTGGCCGACCGTCGCCCAGCAGCCCGGCGCCACCCCGGCGGAGGCCGGGTTCGCGCGCCGCTGGCGGGACATGCCGAAGGTGGTGTTCTCCTCGACGCTCGGCCAGGTCGACTGGAACACCCGGCTGGTCAGCGGCGAGGCGGTCGCCGAGATCGCCCGCCTCAAGGCCGAGGACGGCGGCCCGATGGACATCGGCGGCGCCACGCTGGCCGCGGCGGCCATGCGAGCCGGGTTGATCGACGAGTACGTGCTGGCGACCGCACCCGTCCTGGTCGGCGGCGGCACACCGTTCTTCACCGCACTGGACGACTGGGTGAACCTGAAGTTGGTGGAGACGCGGACGCTACCCGGCGACGTGGTCCTGACGAGGTACGAGACGAGGCGCTGA
- the dnaB gene encoding replicative DNA helicase: protein MSISEPLDDPWAADAGPGDRLPASRRRGRGNDGGRDRDGDNWDGGQATAFERVPPQDLDAEQSVLGGMLLSKDAIADVVEILKGNDFYRPAHETIYQAILDLYAKGEPADPITVAAELTKRGEITKVGGAPYLHTVVQTVPTAANAEYYAEIVHERAVLRRLVEAGTKITQMGYAADGDVDEIVNSAQAEIYAVTEQRTSEDYLPLGDIMEGALDEIEAIGSRSGEMTGVPTGFTDFDSLTNGLHPGQMIVIAARPAMGKSTLALDFARAASIQNNLPSVVFSLEMGRNEIAMRLLSAEARVALHHMRSGTMTDEDWTRLARRMPDVSAAPLYIDDSPNLSMMEIRAKCRRLKQRNDLKLVVIDYLQLMQSGGSKRAESRQQEVSDMSRNLKLLAKELEIPVIALSQLNRGPEQRTDKKPMVSDLRESGSIEQDADMVILLHREDAYEKESPRAGEADLIVAKHRNGPTATITVAFQGHYSRFVDMAHG from the coding sequence GTGAGTATCTCCGAGCCCTTGGACGACCCGTGGGCGGCGGACGCCGGACCTGGTGACCGGCTGCCGGCCTCCCGACGCCGGGGCAGGGGCAACGACGGAGGCCGTGACCGCGACGGCGACAACTGGGACGGCGGCCAGGCGACCGCGTTCGAGCGCGTACCACCGCAGGACCTCGACGCCGAGCAGTCGGTACTCGGCGGCATGCTCCTCTCCAAGGACGCCATCGCCGACGTGGTGGAGATCCTCAAGGGCAACGACTTCTACCGTCCCGCGCACGAGACGATCTACCAGGCGATCCTCGATCTCTACGCCAAGGGTGAGCCCGCCGACCCCATCACCGTCGCCGCGGAGCTGACGAAGCGCGGCGAGATCACCAAGGTCGGCGGCGCCCCGTACCTCCACACCGTCGTGCAGACGGTGCCCACCGCGGCCAACGCCGAGTACTACGCGGAGATCGTCCACGAGCGGGCGGTGCTCCGCCGCCTCGTGGAGGCGGGCACCAAGATCACGCAGATGGGATACGCCGCCGACGGTGACGTCGACGAGATCGTCAACAGCGCGCAGGCGGAGATCTACGCCGTCACCGAGCAGCGGACCTCCGAGGACTACCTGCCGCTCGGCGACATCATGGAGGGCGCGCTCGACGAGATCGAGGCGATCGGCTCCCGCAGCGGCGAGATGACCGGCGTCCCCACCGGCTTCACCGACTTCGACTCGCTCACCAACGGCCTGCACCCCGGCCAGATGATCGTCATCGCCGCCCGCCCCGCCATGGGCAAGTCCACGCTCGCCCTCGACTTCGCGCGCGCCGCCTCGATCCAGAACAACCTGCCGAGCGTCGTCTTCTCCCTGGAGATGGGCCGCAACGAGATCGCCATGCGCCTGCTCTCCGCCGAAGCACGGGTCGCGCTGCACCACATGCGTTCCGGCACGATGACCGACGAGGACTGGACGCGGCTCGCCCGCCGCATGCCCGACGTGTCGGCCGCGCCGCTCTACATCGACGACTCCCCGAACCTGTCGATGATGGAGATCCGCGCCAAGTGCCGGCGTCTCAAGCAGCGCAACGACCTCAAGCTCGTCGTCATCGACTACCTCCAGCTCATGCAGTCCGGCGGCTCCAAGCGGGCCGAGAGCCGGCAGCAGGAGGTCTCGGACATGTCCCGTAACCTCAAGCTCCTCGCCAAGGAGCTGGAGATCCCGGTCATCGCGCTCTCTCAGCTGAACCGTGGCCCCGAACAGCGCACCGACAAGAAGCCGATGGTCTCCGACCTCCGTGAATCCGGCTCCATCGAGCAGGACGCCGACATGGTGATCCTGCTCCACCGCGAGGACGCCTACGAGAAGGAGTCACCTCGCGCGGGCGAGGCGGACCTGATCGTCGCCAAGCACCGAAACGGCCCCACGGCCACCATCACCGTCGCCTTCCAGGGCCACTACAGCCGGTTCGTGGACATGGCTCACGGGTGA
- a CDS encoding MATE family efflux transporter: MTKAAPQAKPHRRRHDREIVALAVPAFGALVAEPLFVMADSAIIGHLGTAQLAGLAVASALLTTAVSIFVFLAYATTGAVARRVGAGDLSAAIRQGMDGIWLALLLGAAVIAVVLPTAPALIDLFGASETAAPYAVTYLRISSLGIPAMLVVLAATGVLRGLQNTRTPLYVAIGGFVANAVLNVVLVYGAGLGIAGSAWGTVIAQCGMAAVYLVVVVRGARKHGASLKPDAAGIRASAQAGAPLLVRTLSLRAVLMIATAVAARLGDTEIAAHQIILSLWSLLAFAMDAIAIAGQAIIGRYLGAGDTRGAQAVCRRMVEWGIGSGVALGVLVVVSRPLFIPLFTSDSAVHDAALPALLVVACCQPLSGIVYVLDGVLMGAGDGPYLAWAMLLTLAIFTPFALLIPAWGGGLTAVWGAMTLMMATRAVTLGLRTRSGRWLVTGASR; this comes from the coding sequence ATGACCAAGGCAGCTCCGCAGGCCAAGCCCCATCGCCGTCGGCACGACCGCGAGATCGTCGCCCTTGCCGTCCCCGCCTTCGGAGCCCTCGTCGCCGAGCCCCTCTTCGTGATGGCGGACAGCGCGATCATCGGCCACCTGGGCACCGCGCAACTCGCCGGGCTCGCCGTGGCCTCCGCCCTGCTGACCACCGCGGTCAGCATCTTCGTCTTCCTCGCCTACGCCACCACCGGCGCCGTCGCCCGACGCGTCGGCGCGGGAGACCTCTCCGCCGCCATCCGGCAGGGCATGGACGGCATCTGGCTGGCGCTGCTCCTGGGAGCCGCCGTCATCGCGGTGGTCCTGCCGACCGCCCCGGCCCTCATCGACCTCTTCGGAGCCTCCGAGACCGCCGCACCGTACGCGGTCACGTACCTGCGCATCTCCTCGCTCGGCATTCCGGCGATGCTCGTCGTGCTGGCCGCCACCGGTGTGCTGCGCGGACTCCAGAACACCCGCACCCCGCTCTACGTCGCCATCGGCGGCTTCGTCGCCAACGCCGTCCTCAACGTCGTCCTGGTCTACGGCGCCGGGCTGGGCATCGCCGGCTCCGCCTGGGGCACGGTCATCGCCCAGTGCGGCATGGCCGCCGTCTACCTGGTGGTCGTCGTCCGAGGCGCCCGCAAGCACGGCGCCTCGCTCAAGCCGGACGCGGCGGGCATCCGCGCCTCCGCGCAGGCGGGCGCCCCGCTGCTGGTGCGTACCTTGTCGCTGCGGGCCGTCCTGATGATCGCGACCGCCGTGGCCGCACGCCTCGGGGACACGGAGATCGCCGCCCACCAGATCATCCTCTCCCTGTGGAGCCTGCTCGCCTTCGCCATGGACGCCATCGCCATCGCCGGGCAGGCGATCATCGGGCGCTACCTCGGCGCCGGTGACACCCGAGGGGCCCAGGCCGTCTGCCGTCGCATGGTGGAGTGGGGCATCGGCTCCGGCGTCGCCCTCGGCGTCCTGGTGGTCGTCTCCCGGCCCCTGTTCATCCCTCTGTTCACCAGCGACTCGGCGGTACATGACGCCGCCCTCCCCGCCCTGCTGGTGGTCGCCTGCTGCCAGCCCCTCTCGGGCATCGTCTACGTCCTCGACGGTGTCCTCATGGGAGCGGGCGACGGCCCGTACCTCGCCTGGGCCATGCTGCTCACCCTCGCGATCTTCACGCCGTTCGCCCTGCTGATTCCCGCCTGGGGCGGCGGCCTCACCGCGGTCTGGGGAGCGATGACGCTGATGATGGCCACCCGGGCGGTCACCCTGGGCCTCCGTACGAGGTCGGGGCGCTGGCTGGTCACGGGAGCCAGCCGGTGA
- the rplI gene encoding 50S ribosomal protein L9 gives MKIILTHEVSGLGAAGDVVDVKDGYARNYLVPRGFAIRWTKGGEKDVEQIRRARKIHEIATIEQANQVKAELEGVKVRLSTRSGEAGRLFGSVTQADIAEAITAAGGPKVDKRRIELDAPIKSLGAHSASVRLHPEVAAKVNVEVVAA, from the coding sequence ATGAAGATCATCCTCACCCACGAGGTCTCCGGCCTCGGTGCGGCCGGTGACGTCGTCGACGTCAAGGACGGCTACGCCCGGAACTACCTGGTCCCGCGTGGTTTCGCGATCCGCTGGACCAAGGGTGGCGAGAAGGACGTCGAGCAGATCCGTCGTGCTCGCAAGATCCACGAGATCGCCACCATCGAGCAGGCCAACCAGGTCAAGGCCGAGCTCGAGGGCGTCAAGGTCCGCCTGAGCACCCGCTCCGGCGAGGCCGGCCGTCTCTTCGGTTCCGTCACGCAGGCCGACATCGCCGAGGCGATCACGGCTGCCGGCGGTCCGAAGGTCGACAAGCGTCGCATCGAGCTGGACGCGCCGATCAAGTCGCTGGGCGCGCACTCCGCGTCCGTGCGTCTGCACCCCGAGGTCGCCGCCAAGGTGAACGTCGAGGTCGTCGCCGCCTGA
- the rpsR gene encoding 30S ribosomal protein S18 has product MAKPPVRKPKKKVCAFCKDKVTYVDYKDTNMLRKFISDRGKIRARRVTGNCTQHQRDVATAVKNSREMALLPYTSTAR; this is encoded by the coding sequence ATGGCTAAGCCGCCTGTGCGCAAGCCGAAGAAAAAGGTCTGCGCGTTCTGCAAGGACAAGGTCACGTACGTGGACTACAAGGACACGAACATGCTGCGGAAGTTCATTTCCGACCGCGGCAAGATCCGTGCCCGCCGCGTGACCGGCAACTGCACGCAGCACCAGCGTGACGTCGCCACGGCTGTGAAGAACAGCCGTGAGATGGCGCTGCTGCCCTACACGTCGACCGCGCGATAA
- a CDS encoding single-stranded DNA-binding protein has product MAGETVITVVGNLVDDPELRFTPSGAAVAKFRVASTPRTFDRQTNEWKDGDSLFLTCSVWRQAAENVAESLQRGMRVIVQGRLKQRSYEDREGIKRTVYDLDVDEVGASLRNATAKVTKTTGRGGQGGYGGGGGGQQGGWGGGPGGGQQQGGGGAPADDPWATSAPAGGGQQQGGGGGWGGSSGGGGGYSDEPPF; this is encoded by the coding sequence ATGGCAGGCGAGACCGTTATCACGGTGGTCGGCAATCTTGTCGACGACCCCGAGCTGCGCTTCACCCCGTCCGGTGCGGCGGTCGCGAAGTTCCGCGTCGCGTCCACTCCCCGCACCTTCGACCGTCAGACCAACGAGTGGAAGGACGGCGACAGCCTCTTCCTCACCTGCTCGGTCTGGCGTCAGGCGGCGGAGAACGTCGCCGAGTCGCTTCAGCGAGGCATGCGCGTCATCGTGCAGGGCCGGCTGAAGCAGCGGTCCTACGAGGACCGTGAGGGCATCAAGCGCACGGTCTACGACCTGGACGTCGACGAGGTCGGCGCCAGCCTGCGGAACGCCACGGCCAAGGTCACCAAGACCACCGGCCGCGGTGGCCAGGGCGGTTACGGCGGCGGTGGCGGCGGCCAGCAGGGCGGCTGGGGCGGCGGCCCCGGCGGTGGCCAGCAGCAGGGCGGCGGCGGTGCTCCCGCCGACGACCCCTGGGCCACCAGTGCTCCCGCCGGCGGCGGCCAGCAGCAGGGTGGCGGCGGCGGCTGGGGCGGCAGCTCCGGCGGCGGTGGCGGCTACTCGGACGAGCCCCCCTTCTAG
- the rpsF gene encoding 30S ribosomal protein S6 produces MRHYEVMVILDPDLEERSVAPLIENFLSVVREADGKVEKVDTWGRRRLSYEIKKKPEGIYSVIDLQAEPAVVKELDRQMNLNESVLRTKVLRPENH; encoded by the coding sequence ATGCGTCACTACGAGGTGATGGTCATCCTCGACCCCGATCTGGAGGAGCGCTCCGTCGCCCCTCTGATCGAGAACTTCCTCTCCGTCGTCCGTGAGGCCGACGGAAAGGTCGAGAAGGTCGACACCTGGGGCCGTCGTCGTCTGTCGTACGAGATCAAGAAGAAGCCCGAGGGCATCTACTCGGTGATCGACCTGCAGGCCGAGCCTGCGGTCGTCAAGGAACTCGACCGCCAGATGAACCTGAACGAGTCGGTCCTGAGGACCAAGGTCCTCCGCCCCGAGAACCACTGA
- a CDS encoding lipid II:glycine glycyltransferase FemX, which yields MSLTLRTISREQHLAYIQTLPAASHMQVPAWADVKAEWRAESLGWFDDRTGEMVGAGLVLYRQLPKIKRYLAYLPEGPVINWFSPHLEEWLQPMLAHLKQQGAFSVKMGPPVVIRRWEAASIKKGIQDPDVKRLRDVEADFIEPRAFEVADRLRRMGWQQGEDGGAGFGDVQPRYVFQVPLANRSLEDVHKGFNQLWRRNIKKAEKAGVEVVQGGYQDLEEWQRLYEVTAERDRFRPRPLSYFQRMWTTLNNEDPNRMRLYFARHEGENVAAATMLVVGGHVWYSYGASANHKREVRPSNAMQWRMLRDAYALGATVYDLRGISDSLDESDHLFGLIQFKVGTGGQAAEYLGEWDFPLNKLLHKALDIYMSRR from the coding sequence ATGAGTCTGACCCTCAGGACCATCAGCCGTGAGCAGCATCTGGCGTACATCCAGACACTGCCCGCGGCCAGCCACATGCAGGTCCCGGCCTGGGCGGACGTCAAAGCGGAGTGGCGCGCGGAGAGCCTGGGCTGGTTCGACGACCGGACGGGCGAGATGGTGGGCGCCGGTCTCGTCCTGTACCGCCAGCTCCCGAAGATCAAGCGGTACCTGGCCTACCTCCCCGAGGGACCGGTGATCAACTGGTTCTCCCCCCATCTGGAGGAGTGGCTCCAGCCGATGCTGGCCCACCTCAAGCAGCAGGGTGCCTTCTCGGTGAAGATGGGCCCGCCGGTGGTCATCCGGCGCTGGGAGGCCGCCAGTATCAAGAAGGGCATCCAGGACCCGGACGTCAAGCGCCTGCGGGACGTCGAGGCGGACTTCATCGAGCCGCGCGCCTTCGAGGTCGCGGACCGGCTGCGGCGCATGGGGTGGCAGCAGGGCGAGGACGGCGGCGCGGGCTTCGGCGACGTGCAGCCGCGGTACGTGTTCCAGGTCCCGCTGGCCAACCGTTCGCTGGAGGACGTCCACAAGGGCTTCAACCAGCTGTGGCGGCGCAACATCAAGAAGGCCGAGAAGGCCGGCGTCGAGGTGGTCCAGGGCGGTTACCAGGACCTCGAGGAGTGGCAGCGCCTCTACGAGGTCACCGCTGAGCGCGACCGGTTCCGTCCGCGTCCCCTCAGCTACTTCCAGCGCATGTGGACGACGCTGAACAACGAGGACCCCAACCGGATGCGGCTGTACTTCGCCCGCCACGAGGGGGAGAACGTCGCGGCCGCCACGATGCTGGTCGTCGGCGGCCACGTCTGGTACTCCTACGGCGCCTCCGCCAACCACAAGCGCGAGGTCCGGCCCTCCAACGCCATGCAGTGGCGGATGCTGCGCGACGCCTACGCACTCGGCGCCACCGTCTACGACCTGCGCGGCATCTCCGACTCCCTGGACGAGTCGGACCACCTCTTCGGCCTCATCCAGTTCAAGGTCGGCACCGGCGGGCAGGCTGCCGAGTACCTCGGCGAGTGGGACTTCCCGCTCAACAAGCTCCTGCACAAGGCGCTCGACATCTACATGTCCCGCCGCTGA
- a CDS encoding alanine racemase, translating to MALTLYVDTARWREHHHQVREQFPGIVPVCKGNGYGFGHERLAEEAIRFGADILAVGTTYEAARIKDWFSGDLLVLTPFRRGEEPVPLPDRVVRSVSSVDGVHGLVGARVVIEVMSSMKRHGVSEEDLPKLHAAIEDVRLEGFAIHLPLDRTDGTDAVEEVIAWMDRLRAHRLPLHTMFVSHLKATELARLQQQFPQTRFRARIGTRLWLGDEEATEYRGAVLDVTQVSKGDRFGYRQQKAAGDGYLVVVAGGTSHGVGLESPKALHGVMPRAKGVARAGLATVNRNLSPFVWAGKQRWFAEPPHMQVSILFVPADAPAPQVGDELVAHLRHTTTQYDRVVER from the coding sequence ATGGCGCTCACGCTGTACGTCGACACCGCGCGCTGGCGGGAACACCACCACCAGGTGCGCGAGCAGTTCCCGGGCATCGTCCCCGTCTGCAAGGGCAACGGGTACGGCTTCGGGCACGAGCGGCTGGCCGAGGAGGCGATCCGCTTCGGTGCCGACATCCTCGCCGTGGGCACCACCTACGAGGCGGCCCGGATCAAGGACTGGTTCAGCGGTGACCTGCTGGTCCTGACGCCGTTCCGGCGCGGCGAGGAGCCGGTGCCGCTGCCGGACCGGGTCGTCCGCTCGGTCTCCTCGGTGGACGGGGTGCACGGACTGGTCGGCGCCCGCGTGGTCATCGAGGTGATGTCCTCGATGAAGCGCCACGGGGTGAGCGAGGAGGACCTCCCGAAGCTCCACGCGGCCATCGAGGACGTCCGGCTGGAGGGCTTCGCCATCCACCTGCCGCTGGACCGCACCGACGGCACCGACGCCGTCGAGGAGGTCATCGCCTGGATGGACCGTCTGCGCGCCCACCGCCTGCCGCTGCACACCATGTTCGTGAGTCACCTCAAGGCCACCGAACTCGCCCGCCTCCAGCAGCAGTTCCCGCAGACGCGGTTCCGCGCCCGGATCGGCACCCGGCTGTGGCTGGGCGACGAGGAGGCGACCGAGTACCGCGGCGCGGTGCTGGACGTCACCCAGGTCTCCAAGGGCGACCGCTTCGGCTACCGCCAGCAGAAGGCGGCCGGTGACGGCTACCTGGTCGTGGTCGCCGGCGGCACCTCGCACGGAGTGGGCCTGGAGTCGCCGAAGGCCCTGCACGGGGTGATGCCGCGTGCCAAGGGTGTCGCCCGTGCGGGGCTGGCGACGGTCAACCGGAACCTCTCGCCGTTCGTCTGGGCGGGCAAGCAGCGCTGGTTCGCCGAGCCGCCGCACATGCAGGTCTCGATCCTCTTCGTCCCCGCCGACGCCCCTGCCCCGCAGGTCGGCGACGAGCTGGTCGCCCACCTGCGGCACACCACCACGCAGTACGACCGGGTCGTCGAACGCTGA